In a genomic window of Coprococcus eutactus:
- a CDS encoding DNA-methyltransferase gives MNGLKTDTIINRDALYALRELPEESVHCCVTSPPYYALRDYGLDMQIGREDTPEQYIDRLTEVFRELRRVLRSDGTLWLNIADTYCGTGNKGYHADPKNPKGRNGQQIARNNRVSGCKQKDLIGIPWLLAFALRADGWYLRSDIIWQKENPMPESVKDRPTRCYEHIFLLTKSKKYFYDAAAIAEPLAPTTAARYRTGRSAGQKYADEVPGQGNVQGLNRARSGSYYDEALMPTMRNRRDVWLINTVPYKGGHFAAFPPKLAETCIKAGCPKGGVVLDPFFGSGTTGAAAKQLDRHYIGIEINAEYCALARARIGGTDT, from the coding sequence ATGAACGGGCTGAAAACTGACACAATCATCAACCGGGACGCGCTCTATGCCTTGCGGGAGCTTCCAGAGGAAAGCGTACACTGTTGCGTCACAAGCCCGCCCTACTATGCGCTTAGGGATTACGGGCTTGATATGCAGATTGGGCGGGAGGACACGCCGGAGCAGTACATTGACAGGCTGACCGAGGTTTTCCGCGAGCTGCGCCGGGTACTGCGTTCTGACGGTACGCTCTGGCTGAATATCGCGGACACCTACTGCGGCACAGGAAATAAAGGCTACCATGCAGACCCGAAGAACCCGAAAGGCAGAAACGGACAGCAGATTGCAAGAAACAACCGCGTTTCCGGCTGCAAACAAAAGGACTTAATCGGTATCCCTTGGCTTTTAGCCTTTGCCCTACGCGCTGACGGGTGGTATTTACGGAGCGACATTATCTGGCAGAAAGAAAACCCCATGCCGGAGAGCGTGAAAGACCGCCCTACCCGCTGCTATGAACATATCTTTCTGCTTACGAAGTCAAAGAAGTATTTTTATGACGCAGCCGCCATAGCCGAGCCGTTAGCCCCCACAACGGCGGCGCGGTACCGCACCGGGCGCAGCGCGGGACAGAAATATGCGGACGAAGTACCCGGACAGGGGAACGTACAGGGGCTTAACCGGGCGCGAAGCGGCAGCTACTACGACGAAGCCCTCATGCCGACCATGCGGAACAGGCGGGACGTGTGGCTTATCAATACCGTTCCCTACAAGGGCGGGCATTTCGCCGCGTTCCCGCCAAAACTTGCCGAAACCTGTATCAAGGCGGGCTGTCCGAAAGGCGGCGTTGTGCTTGACCCCTTTTTCGGCAGCGGCACGACGGGGGCAGCCGCAAAGCAGCTTGACAGGCATTATATAGGCATTGAGATAAACGCCGAGTATTGCGCCCTTGCAAGGGCGCGGATTGGAGGGACAGACACATAA
- a CDS encoding C40 family peptidase, which yields MTREGAVEVNAATGKKKRISKRIRDADFAKTEAPPQPEQAAQPLPGGATSPPLTDTPPLPHAPGAEREQDTAAAERVLERIDGARTRKASKKAARKAQAEATAKEKSSRLQFTDEERATPELERYIRKSDKAADRLDAAKAAIPKEKKLVRERTFDEATGKGKTRLHFEEQEKPIGKNKPHNNPLSRPAQEAGIFVHNKIHSVEKDNSGVEGAHKSEELAERGAKYGARKVKEGYHSHKLKPYRAAAKAEKAAFKANVDFQYHKALHDNPQIAGNPLSRFMQKQQIKRQYAKSARKGGAKTAQKAAENTRKAAKKTAEETKKAIAFVGRHPAGVCIAVAALLLFIMVSAGLSSCGSMFSGLMNGILGTSYTSEDSDLVATENNYAAKENELQQQIDNIESTHPGYDEYRYDLDSIGHNPHELASYLTALLQTYTPQSAQAELNRVFAMQYTLTLTEETEIRYRTETSTDPETGETTTEEVPYEYHILNVKLTNKPISEIAEELLTPQQLEMYRVYLETSGNKPLIFGGGSPDMGASEDLSGVQLVNGTRPGNTAVVDLAKRQVGNVGGRPFWSWYGFNSRVEWCACFVSWCYNQAGKSEPRFAGCQSQGVPWFQSRGQWGARGYENIAPGDAIFFDWDGDGSADHVGLVIGTDGERVYTVEGNSGDACKIKSYPVNYSCIKGYGLMNWN from the coding sequence ATGACCCGCGAGGGGGCTGTCGAGGTAAACGCCGCTACCGGGAAAAAGAAACGTATCAGCAAGCGGATAAGGGACGCGGACTTTGCAAAGACCGAAGCCCCACCGCAGCCGGAACAGGCAGCGCAGCCCCTACCGGGCGGCGCAACTTCCCCGCCCTTAACCGACACGCCGCCGCTTCCCCATGCGCCGGGGGCAGAACGGGAACAGGACACCGCAGCAGCCGAGCGCGTCTTGGAACGTATCGACGGGGCGCGTACCAGAAAGGCGAGCAAAAAGGCGGCGAGGAAAGCACAGGCAGAAGCCACAGCAAAAGAAAAATCTTCCCGCTTGCAGTTTACCGACGAGGAACGGGCAACGCCGGAGCTTGAAAGGTATATCCGAAAATCGGACAAAGCAGCCGACCGTCTGGACGCGGCAAAGGCGGCTATCCCCAAAGAAAAGAAACTTGTACGGGAGCGCACCTTTGATGAAGCCACCGGGAAAGGCAAGACCCGCCTACATTTTGAGGAACAGGAAAAGCCCATAGGAAAGAATAAGCCCCACAATAACCCGCTATCCCGCCCCGCACAGGAAGCGGGTATTTTCGTCCACAACAAGATACATTCCGTTGAAAAGGACAATTCCGGCGTTGAGGGGGCGCACAAATCCGAAGAACTGGCAGAGCGCGGCGCAAAGTACGGGGCGCGGAAAGTCAAGGAGGGCTACCACAGCCACAAGCTCAAACCCTACCGGGCGGCGGCAAAGGCAGAGAAAGCGGCGTTCAAGGCGAATGTGGATTTTCAGTACCATAAAGCCCTGCATGACAATCCGCAGATTGCGGGCAATCCCCTTTCCCGCTTCATGCAGAAGCAGCAAATCAAGCGGCAGTATGCAAAGTCGGCAAGGAAAGGCGGCGCAAAAACGGCGCAGAAAGCCGCAGAGAACACCCGCAAGGCGGCAAAAAAGACCGCCGAGGAAACAAAAAAGGCAATCGCTTTTGTAGGGCGGCACCCGGCGGGCGTATGTATCGCCGTTGCCGCGCTACTCTTATTCATCATGGTATCGGCGGGGCTTTCCTCTTGCGGTTCCATGTTCTCCGGCTTGATGAACGGCATACTTGGGACTTCCTACACGTCGGAGGACAGCGACCTTGTGGCGACGGAGAACAATTACGCCGCAAAGGAAAACGAGCTTCAGCAGCAGATTGACAATATCGAAAGCACCCACCCCGGCTATGACGAATACCGCTATGACCTTGACAGTATCGGGCATAACCCCCATGAGTTAGCGTCCTACCTCACCGCCCTTTTACAGACCTACACCCCGCAGAGCGCACAGGCAGAGCTAAATCGCGTCTTTGCCATGCAGTACACTTTGACGCTGACAGAAGAAACGGAAATCCGCTACCGCACAGAAACAAGCACAGACCCGGAAACAGGGGAAACGACCACCGAGGAAGTACCCTACGAGTACCATATCCTCAACGTGAAGCTGACGAACAAGCCCATTTCCGAGATTGCGGAGGAACTTCTAACGCCACAGCAGCTTGAAATGTACCGCGTCTATCTGGAAACAAGCGGAAACAAACCGCTGATTTTCGGCGGCGGCTCCCCCGATATGGGCGCGTCCGAGGATTTAAGCGGCGTACAGCTTGTAAACGGCACACGCCCCGGCAACACCGCCGTTGTAGACCTTGCGAAGCGGCAAGTCGGCAACGTGGGCGGGCGACCCTTTTGGAGCTGGTACGGATTTAACAGCCGCGTGGAATGGTGCGCCTGTTTCGTTTCATGGTGCTACAATCAAGCCGGAAAGAGCGAGCCGCGCTTTGCCGGGTGCCAGTCACAGGGCGTACCCTGGTTCCAGTCACGCGGGCAATGGGGCGCGAGGGGCTATGAGAATATCGCCCCCGGCGACGCTATCTTTTTCGACTGGGACGGGGACGGGAGCGCAGACCATGTGGGGCTTGTTATCGGAACGGACGGGGAGCGCGTCTATACCGTCGAGGGCAATTCCGGCGACGCCTGCAAGATAAAGAGCTACCCCGTCAATTACTCCTGTATCAAAGGCTATGGGCTGATGAACTGGAATTAA
- a CDS encoding DUF4315 family protein, whose amino-acid sequence MAMNKIERIDKEIAKTREKITEYQNRLRGLEAQKTEAENLQIVQLVRSMRLSPHELSAMLSGGGIPGMEAAPGYPAEPADHDTEEMEDTENE is encoded by the coding sequence ATGGCTATGAACAAAATTGAACGTATCGACAAAGAGATTGCAAAGACCCGCGAGAAAATCACCGAGTACCAGAACAGATTAAGGGGGCTTGAAGCGCAGAAAACCGAAGCGGAAAACCTGCAAATCGTACAGCTTGTGCGCTCCATGCGCCTTTCCCCGCATGAGCTTTCCGCTATGCTTTCCGGCGGCGGTATTCCGGGCATGGAAGCCGCGCCGGGCTACCCCGCAGAACCCGCAGACCACGACACCGAAGAAATGGAGGACACCGAGAATGAATAA